Proteins found in one Mytilus edulis chromosome 2, xbMytEdul2.2, whole genome shotgun sequence genomic segment:
- the LOC139513478 gene encoding uncharacterized protein: MAETEQNGSINYSNVVATSIALEMINDRHAESYKTVDLATVKEMPADSEDSNDERIPLTESSDDQSMLATGSTNPNPNQSDTSCTSNESAGYFTENSENSLQFVDFQQQSNGVNAIPYPVQQHHQQTMSYYMHNGQLYNALTLYPYTQPAAMYPVFDGQKLIYYPVQPFYASTCNEYDQTTPPSFSENTELTPGDERNEGTNNSTDTALEIEIKSDIDVDSIEIVNGNNGEVSNTITNTDGQQQSNNQQQNNFQQVERNSFNSETTNSFNHSVYNNQHPDYAYRNGTNIAGQHTTAGTHQPVSHQPYVYSNFQQTETNTIQPNIQYSNAVFNQVQDNYGPNLHSQVSEKQKFQYPAIYVSTTGLITVLMKHDVSVETTIDQTLRLVSHQQKLVVSINNRGNASYLFHPAAHIMQDLTTTEAEIFLGRKVKMATDFITFANNFNCYKFDHDQIDKTTPQFSDLSKDRSVNFLFTDNQSNPELLQQCSDIISRAEYERNQRGGICIRINGYKIVQTVKGDVIVSGKGKYLRMSPITSVLRLDTNFVTMDVEMNWNVRIKRGAHALNASHLGLVVSNGKVEAAFDERNKVHACKLPSRRPLLIGGANNRRSRELSPAD; encoded by the coding sequence ATGGCCGAAACTGAGCAAAATGGAAGCATAAACTATTCAAATGTTGTAGCAACTAGTATTGCACTAGAAATGATAAATGATAGACATGCAGAAAGTTATAAAACCGTAGATTTAGCAACTGTAAAAGAAATGCCAGCAGATTCGGAAGACTCCAATGACGAAAGAATACCTCTAACTGAAAGTAGCGATGACCAATCGATGCTAGCAACAGGTAGTACAAACCCAAACCCAAACCAAAGTGACACAAGTTGTACAAGTAACGAAAGTGCGGGATATTTCACGGAAAATTCAGAAAATTCTTTACAATTTGTTGATTTTCAACAGCAATCTAACGGAGTTAATGCAATACCATATCCTGTCCAGCAACACCACCAACAAACAATGTCTTATTACATGCATAATGGACAACTTTACAATGCATTAACACTTTATCCTTATACACAACCAGCAGCCATGTATCCGGTATTTGATGgacaaaaattgatttattaCCCGGTGCAACCATTTTATGCATCTACCTGTAACGAATATGACCAAACAACGCCCCCGAGTTTCAGCGAGAACACTGAATTGACACCAGGTGATGAAAGAAATGAAGGTACAAATAATTCTACAGACACTGCTTTAGAAATCGAAATAAAAAGTGATATCGACGTCGATTCAATTGAAATAGTCAATGGGAACAATGGCGAGGTTTCAAACACAATAACAAATACAGATGGCCAACAACAGTCAAATAATCAACAGCAAAACAATTTCCAACAAGTTGAACGAAATTCGTTTAATTCAGAAACGACCAACTCTTTCAATCACAGTGTTTATAACAATCAGCATCCAGATTATGCCTACAGGAACGGAACTAATATCGCTGGTCAACATACTACAGCTGGTACACATCAACCTGTTTCACATCAACCGTACGTTTATTCCAACTTTCAACAAACTGAGACTAATACTATACAACCAAACATTCAGTATTCTAATGCAGTTTTTAATCAAGTTCAAGACAATTATGGACCAAACTTACATTCTCAAGTTTCAGAGAAACAGAAGTTTCAATATCCTGCTATTTATGTTTCAACAACAGGACTTATTACCGTACTCATGAAGCATGATGTATCGGTGGAGACCACTATCGACCAAACTTTGCGACTGGTCAGTCACCAACAGAAACTTGTTGTTTCGATAAACAATCGTGGAAATGCAAGTTATTTGTTTCACCCAGCAGCACATATTATGCAAGATCTGACGACTACAGAAGCCGAAATATTTCTCGGTAGGAAAGTTAAAATGGCAACCGATTTCATAACATTTGCAAATAACTTTAACTGTTACAAGTTTGATCATGATCAAATTGATAAAACGACTCCTCAGTTTTCAGATTTGTCAAAAGATAGGTCTGTTAATTTTCTATTTACAGACAATCAGTCCAATCCAGAACTGTTACAACAATGTTCAGACATCATCTCAAGAGCAGAATACGAGCGTAACCAGAGAGGTGGAATCTGCATTAGAATCAACGGCTACAAAATTGTTCAAACTGTTAAAGGTGACGTGATAGTATCCGGAAAAGGTAAATACCTCCGCATGTCTCCTATCACTTCCGTGTTGCGTttagatacaaattttgttacaATGGACGTTGAAATGAACTGGAATGTAAGGATAAAGAGAGGCGCCCATGCACTAAATGCTAGTCATTTAGGTTTAGTAGTTTCAAACGGTAAAGTTGAAGCTGCATTTGACGAACGGAATAAAGTGCACGCGTGTAAACTGCCAAGTCGTCGGCCTTTATTGATAGGAGGAGCCAACAACCGTAGAAGTAGAGAACTTTCACCAGCTGATTGA
- the LOC139513481 gene encoding uncharacterized protein: MMTTENSNAKNGEIFAHTNWRHFLLLPIPTSFLIIMDITGKEKAETSQWWEHWSVSGSMFIAAVTLGRDFSREIGEVQHSSVFWYLLESLLLVYTCIAVARKVKERFSNHIFAELEVFTEFDEIVDDNKKDHQEPIKKISVDTQTDHRDYNDLTERLKSNHHSKLAKINKDIRQFRKLFTSKISKVRKSTKEVSKKMCDIQLKIPALTQENKFLSDEKDTLHAKIVEETALEQDINETFLSLHAYVQYQGQTALT; this comes from the exons ATGATGACTACCGAAAATTCGAATGCTAAAAATGGTGAAATTTTTGCACACACCAATTGGCGGCATTTTCTGCTACTTCCGATTCCGACGTCATTTTTAATAATCATGGACATAACAG GAAAAGAAAAGGCAGAGACTTCACAATGGTGGGAACACTGGTCAGTCTCTGGAAGTATGTTCATTGCAGCAGTTACTCTTGGTAGAGATTTCTCTCGAGAAATAGGAGAAGTACAACACAGTTCAGTATTT TGGTATTTACTAGAATCACTTTTACTCGTATATACATGCATTGCAGTGGCACGGAAAGTTAAAG aAAGATTTTCTAATCATATTTTTGCTGAGTTGGAAGTGTTCACAGAATTTGATGAAATCGTGGATGACAACAAAAAAGATCACCAGGAACCTATCAAAAAGATATCAGTGGACACACAGACAGACCACAGAGACTATAACGATTTAACAGAACGTTTGAAATCCAATCATCACTCAAAACTCGCCAAGATTAACAAAGACATCCGACAGTTCAGGAAGCTGTTTACATCTAAGA TTTCAAAAGTTAGAAAATCAACAAAAGAAGTTTCAAAGAAAATGTGTGACATTCAACTAAAAATTCCTGCCTtaacacaagaaaataaatttctatcagaTGAAAAGGATACACTGCATGCAAAGATCGTGGAAGAGACAGCACTGGAACAAGATATCAATGAGACATTCTTAAGCTTGCATGCATATGTGCAATATCAGGGCCAGACAGCGCTGACATAA